Proteins from a genomic interval of Lolium perenne isolate Kyuss_39 chromosome 1, Kyuss_2.0, whole genome shotgun sequence:
- the LOC127294357 gene encoding uncharacterized protein isoform X2 — MTMEAERDGEEQRRPLLSSSSPPAAASAAVHGSLSALRGGGGGWAGGGPEFCAAEESVATFSSPNYYPPAPEPHHDAVYPLYIPGDVLSPSPSPAPTPPHTHVSDRDVLDEVEIRNLLIDHVGHQCCWGSQPARTWEITSTNDCTVYVGTLETFIEERDSIIRKEPYHGGNIDGRDHGPVLGVWELDLRSEFPPLFVEKKVVVKIPHSDVPEKCSDCKGRGERPCPTCNTGHMTQCCECQGRGLVACQDGSDNESDTVCGICNGQGMVPCIACGARGILTCKTCDGCGSLLAHRCARVRWKILSARKVSVAAGAASVPEEVFHRAKGVQLCNIQAYQCTPAFFADSYPLNQFSSEVVASRLLVPPSARVISERHIISEVPVTRVTMSHRKRSFSFYVVGYSRDVFVRDYPSNFCWGLCFCFEWLWN, encoded by the exons ATGACCATGGAGGCGGAGCGCGACGGCGAGGAGCAGCGGCGCCCTCTCCTCTCATCATCCTCCCCGCCAG cagcagcatcgGCAGCGGTGCACGGCAGCTTGTCGGCGctgcgcggaggcggaggagggTGGGCCGGCGGCGGGCCGGAGTTCTGCGCTGCCGAGGAGTCCGTCGCCACCTTCTCCTCACCTAACTACTATCCCCCGGCCCCGGAGCCCCACCACGACGCCGTCTACCCACTGTATATACCCGGCGACGTCCTCTCCCCGTCCCCATCGCCTGCTCCCACTCCTCCACATACGCATG TTTCTGATAGGGATGTACTGGATGAGGTGGAAATACGGAATCTGCTTATTGATCATGTTGGCCATCAATGCTGCTGGGGAAGTCAGCCTGCTCGCACATGGGAAATTACATCCACCAATGACTGCACTGTATATGTTGGAACTTTGGAAACTTTCATCGAGGAAAGGGATTCCATAATACGAAAGGAACCTTATCATGGTGGGAACATAGATGGAAGAGACCACGGTCCTGTTCTTGGTGTGTGGGAACTAGATTTGAGATCTGAGTTTCCCCCGCTCTTTGTGGAAAAGAAAGTGGTAGTCAAGATTCCTCATTCAGATGTCCCTGAAAAATGCTCAG ATTGCAAGGGTCGTGGAGAAAGGCCATGTCCTACTTGTAACACTGGTCATATGACCCAGTGCTGTGAATGTCAAGGCAGGGGTTTAGTTGCTTGCCAAGATGGATCTGATAATGAATCTGATACAGT ATGCGGAATCTGCAACGGTCAAGGAATGGTGCCCTGTATAGCATGTGGAGCTCGTGGTATATTGACATGCAAGACATGTGATGGCTGTGGTTCTCTTCTTGCACATAGATGTGCTCGTGTTCGATG GAAGATACTGTCCGCCAGAAAAGTTAGTGTGGCAGCTGGAGCTGCTTCGGTTCCTGAAGAAGTTTTTCATAGAGCCAAAGGGGTGCAACTATGCAACATACAGGCATACCAATGCACTCCTGCTTTCTTTGCTGATTCATACCCGCTCAACCAGTTCTCCTCAGAGGTTGTTGCTAGCCGGCTGCTAGTTCCGCCATCTGCAAGGGTTATTTCCGAGAGACACATCATCTCGGAGGTGCCTGTTACCCGCGTCACGATGTCTCACCGCAAGCGATCTTTCAGCTTCTATGTCGTTGGCTATAGCAGAGATGTTTTTGTAAGGGACTATCCTTCAAATTTCTGTTGGGGCCTCTGCTTTTGCTTCGAATGGTTGTGGAACTAG
- the LOC127294357 gene encoding uncharacterized protein isoform X1, with the protein MTMEAERDGEEQRRPLLSSSSPPAAAASAAVHGSLSALRGGGGGWAGGGPEFCAAEESVATFSSPNYYPPAPEPHHDAVYPLYIPGDVLSPSPSPAPTPPHTHVSDRDVLDEVEIRNLLIDHVGHQCCWGSQPARTWEITSTNDCTVYVGTLETFIEERDSIIRKEPYHGGNIDGRDHGPVLGVWELDLRSEFPPLFVEKKVVVKIPHSDVPEKCSDCKGRGERPCPTCNTGHMTQCCECQGRGLVACQDGSDNESDTVCGICNGQGMVPCIACGARGILTCKTCDGCGSLLAHRCARVRWKILSARKVSVAAGAASVPEEVFHRAKGVQLCNIQAYQCTPAFFADSYPLNQFSSEVVASRLLVPPSARVISERHIISEVPVTRVTMSHRKRSFSFYVVGYSRDVFVRDYPSNFCWGLCFCFEWLWN; encoded by the exons ATGACCATGGAGGCGGAGCGCGACGGCGAGGAGCAGCGGCGCCCTCTCCTCTCATCATCCTCCCCGCCAG cagcagcagcatcgGCAGCGGTGCACGGCAGCTTGTCGGCGctgcgcggaggcggaggagggTGGGCCGGCGGCGGGCCGGAGTTCTGCGCTGCCGAGGAGTCCGTCGCCACCTTCTCCTCACCTAACTACTATCCCCCGGCCCCGGAGCCCCACCACGACGCCGTCTACCCACTGTATATACCCGGCGACGTCCTCTCCCCGTCCCCATCGCCTGCTCCCACTCCTCCACATACGCATG TTTCTGATAGGGATGTACTGGATGAGGTGGAAATACGGAATCTGCTTATTGATCATGTTGGCCATCAATGCTGCTGGGGAAGTCAGCCTGCTCGCACATGGGAAATTACATCCACCAATGACTGCACTGTATATGTTGGAACTTTGGAAACTTTCATCGAGGAAAGGGATTCCATAATACGAAAGGAACCTTATCATGGTGGGAACATAGATGGAAGAGACCACGGTCCTGTTCTTGGTGTGTGGGAACTAGATTTGAGATCTGAGTTTCCCCCGCTCTTTGTGGAAAAGAAAGTGGTAGTCAAGATTCCTCATTCAGATGTCCCTGAAAAATGCTCAG ATTGCAAGGGTCGTGGAGAAAGGCCATGTCCTACTTGTAACACTGGTCATATGACCCAGTGCTGTGAATGTCAAGGCAGGGGTTTAGTTGCTTGCCAAGATGGATCTGATAATGAATCTGATACAGT ATGCGGAATCTGCAACGGTCAAGGAATGGTGCCCTGTATAGCATGTGGAGCTCGTGGTATATTGACATGCAAGACATGTGATGGCTGTGGTTCTCTTCTTGCACATAGATGTGCTCGTGTTCGATG GAAGATACTGTCCGCCAGAAAAGTTAGTGTGGCAGCTGGAGCTGCTTCGGTTCCTGAAGAAGTTTTTCATAGAGCCAAAGGGGTGCAACTATGCAACATACAGGCATACCAATGCACTCCTGCTTTCTTTGCTGATTCATACCCGCTCAACCAGTTCTCCTCAGAGGTTGTTGCTAGCCGGCTGCTAGTTCCGCCATCTGCAAGGGTTATTTCCGAGAGACACATCATCTCGGAGGTGCCTGTTACCCGCGTCACGATGTCTCACCGCAAGCGATCTTTCAGCTTCTATGTCGTTGGCTATAGCAGAGATGTTTTTGTAAGGGACTATCCTTCAAATTTCTGTTGGGGCCTCTGCTTTTGCTTCGAATGGTTGTGGAACTAG